The following DNA comes from Triticum aestivum cultivar Chinese Spring chromosome 3D, IWGSC CS RefSeq v2.1, whole genome shotgun sequence.
TGAGAATATAAGACAATCATGCCTGCCTTTTGTGACACCCTCAGGAGTTTAATAGTGGATAACTAGATCTTCAACTACCAGATCATGTGATAGTTTCAAGTCTCCAGCCCCTGCAACACGCTTAACCATAAGATTTTCGATAAAGCGCTTAACCATAAGATATGTTCTTCATGCTATGCAGATTTCACTCCGTCCCGCGGCAGCACTCCGGTCCATCAACCCAGGGCGCAGACCGTGATGAGCAACGTGTTTCTACCTGATAACGCCGCGCAGAGCCCCAACTCATCGGAGGCTTCTCCGACCGGACGGAGAAAATTAGCCGACCTCCTGCAGGAGGCGACGCGAAACGACACCGGAGAGAGCGCCGCAGCCGCCACCGGAGAGTCAGACGGCAGCAAGAGCGGACAGCAGGGTCCGCAGCCCGGCGCCGTGGCAGCTGGGAAGTCTGTGTCAGAGCCCAGCTCCGGCTGCAGCACGGAGCCGACGCCGGTGAGGGAGGCTAGGAGCCGGAAAGAGCGGGCCTGGTACTCCGGCCGCTGCTGCCTGCCGACCTTCGTCCACAGCCTGGCTCTAGACGACGAGGGGCGGCAGAAGACGGGCCCTGGCCCCTGCGCCGTCTGA
Coding sequences within:
- the LOC123080297 gene encoding uncharacterized protein, whose amino-acid sequence is MGSCASVHKEDVELPKKQQLLAPSPPSKDGTPVGDVLVDLKRKIEGFGPGGRTPDSGSKDEMFFESQPWLDSDCEDDFYSINGDFTPSRGSTPVHQPRAQTVMSNVFLPDNAAQSPNSSEASPTGRRKLADLLQEATRNDTGESAAAATGESDGSKSGQQGPQPGAVAAGKSVSEPSSGCSTEPTPVREARSRKERAWYSGRCCLPTFVHSLALDDEGRQKTGPGPCAV